One window from the genome of Echinicola vietnamensis DSM 17526 encodes:
- a CDS encoding FAD-binding oxidoreductase translates to MANYRLKILEITPVTHDVNRYKVEKPRGYQFTPGQATEVSLLQAGWEAEKRPFTFTNLPSDDHLEFIIKSYDDHEGVTKRLASLSVGDEVEIGDPWGTISFKGEGVFIAGGAGITPFISILRHLRKKNQVGKSILIFANKTNDDIILFEELKAILGHKFINIIAKQKDTAYDKGLVDQAYLKSKISDFDQHFYVCGPPGFMKAVTSSLKTLGADPDTLVFEQ, encoded by the coding sequence ATGGCAAATTACAGATTGAAAATACTTGAGATTACACCGGTGACCCATGATGTTAACCGGTATAAAGTGGAAAAACCTCGTGGCTACCAATTTACACCTGGGCAGGCCACGGAGGTGAGTTTGCTGCAAGCAGGGTGGGAAGCAGAAAAGCGACCTTTTACGTTTACCAATTTACCTTCTGATGATCACTTGGAGTTTATCATAAAATCCTACGACGATCATGAGGGCGTGACCAAAAGATTGGCAAGTCTGTCGGTAGGTGATGAAGTGGAGATCGGTGATCCCTGGGGAACCATTTCCTTTAAAGGAGAAGGTGTTTTCATTGCTGGAGGAGCAGGGATTACGCCATTTATTTCGATTTTGCGACACCTCCGTAAGAAAAACCAAGTGGGGAAAAGCATTTTGATTTTTGCCAATAAAACCAATGATGATATTATTCTTTTTGAGGAACTGAAGGCCATTTTAGGCCATAAGTTTATCAACATTATTGCCAAGCAAAAAGATACGGCCTATGACAAGGGGCTGGTGGATCAAGCATATTTGAAATCAAAAATTTCAGATTTTGATCAGCACTTTTATGTTTGTGGGCCTCCGGGATTCATGAAAGCCGTGACCAGCTCTCTAAAAACCCTTGGGGCGGATCCTGATACCTTAGTCTTCGAACAATAA
- a CDS encoding purine-nucleoside phosphorylase, protein MKKPASATDYLEQITAAVTYISEQHPFIPEVGIILGTGLGQLIDKIEVEASLSYKDIPCFPISTVETHAGELVLGTLHGVPIVAMKGRFHYYEGYDMKAVTFPVRVMRQLGIKQLIVSNAAGGLDPAFEVGDVMLINDHIDLFPENPLRGKNLDDFGVRFPDMSEPYDQGWLEAAVRVAKQEGIKVHQGVYAGVQGPNLETKAEYRYLRTIGADAVGMSTVPEVIVARQMELPVLAMSAITDLCSPGKVKKISIQEVIAAAAIAEPKMTRIIASLIRQWSDH, encoded by the coding sequence ATGAAAAAACCAGCTTCCGCTACCGATTATCTCGAGCAAATCACTGCTGCGGTCACGTACATTTCAGAACAGCATCCATTTATTCCAGAGGTTGGGATCATATTAGGAACCGGCTTGGGACAACTTATCGATAAAATTGAGGTGGAGGCATCGCTGTCTTACAAGGATATTCCCTGCTTTCCGATTTCTACAGTGGAGACCCATGCCGGTGAATTGGTTCTGGGGACACTCCATGGGGTGCCTATCGTGGCGATGAAAGGGCGTTTTCACTATTATGAAGGATATGATATGAAAGCGGTAACCTTTCCTGTGAGGGTGATGCGGCAGTTAGGAATCAAGCAGCTCATCGTATCGAATGCGGCTGGAGGCTTGGATCCGGCCTTCGAGGTAGGGGATGTCATGCTGATCAACGACCATATAGACCTGTTTCCCGAAAATCCACTGCGTGGCAAAAACCTCGATGATTTTGGCGTGCGGTTTCCAGATATGAGTGAACCTTATGACCAGGGATGGCTGGAAGCAGCAGTGAGAGTGGCCAAACAGGAGGGGATAAAGGTCCATCAGGGCGTCTATGCCGGTGTGCAGGGGCCTAATTTGGAAACCAAGGCGGAGTACCGGTACCTGCGGACCATTGGTGCCGATGCAGTGGGCATGAGTACGGTGCCGGAGGTGATCGTGGCAAGACAGATGGAACTACCCGTTTTGGCGATGTCCGCCATTACTGATTTATGCTCCCCCGGCAAAGTGAAGAAAATTTCCATCCAAGAGGTCATTGCAGCGGCAGCCATTGCTGAGCCCAAAATGACCCGTATTATTGCTTCCTTGATCCGTCAGTGGAGCGATCACTGA
- a CDS encoding NADPH-dependent FMN reductase: MIKIIIGTNRKNAVSKTIASQYQEILQEKGVASSIIDLRELPDDFIFSALYENNGQNQAYNTLHEDVKAGSKFVFIVPEYNGSFPGILKSFIDGMTYPNTFRGKKCAMVGLSSGIGGGGIALSHLTDIFHYLGMHVLANKPKLAKIEENMSNNLLTNKFYIDLLKTQAAMLIDF, translated from the coding sequence ATGATAAAGATAATTATTGGAACCAATAGAAAAAACGCGGTATCCAAAACCATTGCTTCACAATATCAAGAAATCCTGCAGGAAAAGGGGGTTGCCTCCAGCATCATTGACCTTAGAGAGCTCCCTGATGATTTTATATTTTCCGCCCTATATGAAAACAACGGCCAAAACCAGGCCTACAATACCCTTCACGAGGATGTAAAAGCAGGCAGTAAATTTGTGTTTATTGTCCCTGAGTATAATGGATCATTTCCCGGGATCTTAAAATCGTTTATTGACGGGATGACCTATCCCAATACATTTAGAGGTAAAAAGTGTGCCATGGTCGGCCTGTCATCTGGAATAGGCGGTGGTGGCATCGCATTGAGCCACCTTACCGACATATTCCACTACTTGGGCATGCATGTCCTGGCGAATAAGCCAAAACTTGCAAAAATTGAGGAAAATATGTCTAATAACTTGCTCACCAACAAGTTTTACATAGACCTTTTAAAAACCCAAGCAGCGATGTTGATTGACTTTTAG
- the ftsZ gene encoding cell division protein FtsZ: protein MRDYKFDIPKNHKSIIKVIGVGGGGSNAVNHMFGQGIKDVEFVVVNTDAQALKSSPVPLKLQIGANLTEGLGAGANPEKGKNAALESKEEIRELLADNTKMVFITAGMGGGTGTGAAPVLAKIAKDMDILTVGIVTAPFIFEGRKKTGAAQKGIEELRANCDTVLVILNDKLREVYGNLPIRSAFGKADNVLTTAAKSIAEIITVHQDVNVDFEDVKTVMKDAGAAVMGSATEEMEGRAIKAAEKAIASPLLNNVDIKGAQKILLSIMSGEEEELSMDELSEITEYIQDRAGDDAEVIFGQGIDPDLKKAIRVTVIATGFQTGELAKGSFKEEREPQQEENTKKVIDLDSGKTTKVEEDNASAGQTFTFTIQQPTPANNHKQEEQRSTSPANQQPQVDTENEQAHDDGEFEFVPANPEKKVTPLYDDEPEQPKAQQPQETHTSSPAGYANEYYEQIKQKAMQRAHERFERLKNLRAVNQTPEEFKEKLDTPAYLRKNVKLQDVQHSSETNISKFNLNDDNEILGNNRFLHDNVD, encoded by the coding sequence ATGAGAGATTACAAATTTGATATTCCTAAAAACCACAAATCTATCATCAAGGTGATAGGCGTGGGAGGAGGTGGTTCCAATGCAGTGAACCACATGTTTGGACAAGGAATAAAGGATGTGGAGTTTGTGGTGGTCAATACAGACGCCCAGGCGCTGAAAAGCAGCCCGGTGCCACTGAAGCTTCAGATTGGTGCAAACCTGACCGAAGGACTCGGGGCAGGTGCCAATCCCGAGAAAGGTAAGAATGCCGCCCTCGAAAGCAAGGAAGAAATCAGAGAGCTATTGGCCGATAATACCAAGATGGTGTTTATCACCGCTGGAATGGGAGGAGGCACCGGTACGGGAGCCGCGCCCGTATTGGCCAAAATCGCCAAGGATATGGATATCCTGACCGTTGGCATCGTGACGGCGCCATTTATTTTTGAAGGCCGCAAGAAAACCGGTGCTGCCCAAAAGGGAATCGAAGAGCTCCGGGCCAATTGCGACACGGTACTGGTGATCCTGAATGACAAGCTACGGGAAGTTTATGGCAACTTGCCTATCCGTTCTGCTTTTGGAAAAGCCGATAACGTGCTGACCACGGCAGCCAAATCGATAGCGGAGATCATTACCGTTCACCAAGATGTAAACGTCGATTTTGAAGATGTTAAGACCGTGATGAAAGACGCTGGAGCGGCCGTCATGGGATCGGCTACCGAAGAGATGGAAGGCCGAGCCATCAAAGCTGCCGAGAAGGCCATCGCTTCACCATTGCTCAACAACGTGGACATCAAGGGAGCGCAAAAGATCCTGCTTTCCATTATGTCCGGTGAAGAAGAGGAGCTTTCCATGGATGAGTTGAGTGAAATCACCGAGTACATCCAAGATAGGGCCGGAGATGATGCCGAGGTGATCTTTGGACAAGGCATTGATCCTGATCTAAAGAAAGCCATTCGTGTGACGGTGATCGCCACGGGGTTCCAGACAGGAGAGCTGGCCAAAGGGTCATTTAAAGAAGAAAGGGAGCCGCAGCAGGAAGAAAACACCAAGAAGGTGATTGACCTGGATTCTGGTAAAACCACCAAAGTGGAAGAGGATAATGCTTCTGCAGGGCAGACGTTTACCTTTACCATCCAGCAGCCAACTCCTGCCAATAACCATAAACAGGAAGAGCAGCGTTCCACTAGCCCAGCTAACCAGCAGCCGCAAGTGGATACCGAAAACGAGCAGGCACACGATGATGGGGAATTTGAGTTCGTTCCCGCAAATCCGGAGAAAAAAGTGACGCCACTCTACGATGATGAACCGGAACAGCCCAAGGCACAGCAGCCTCAGGAGACCCATACCTCATCACCGGCTGGATATGCCAACGAATACTATGAGCAAATCAAGCAAAAGGCCATGCAAAGGGCCCATGAGCGATTTGAACGGTTGAAAAACCTCAGAGCGGTAAATCAGACCCCTGAAGAGTTCAAAGAGAAGCTTGATACGCCTGCTTACTTAAGGAAAAATGTAAAACTCCAGGATGTGCAACATAGCTCAGAAACCAACATCTCCAAGTTTAACTTGAACGATGACAATGAGATTCTGGGCAATAACCGGTTTTTACATGATAATGTTGATTAA
- the ftsA gene encoding cell division protein FtsA produces METEKLIVGLDIGTTKICAIIGRKNEFGKLEVLGMGKAVSDGVIRGIVTNIDKTVNAIQKAVNEASDMAEVDIREVIVGIAGQHIRSSVHHGVIIRNTKDDEITIEDVRRLSNDMENIVVPPGNTIIHVMPQDYTVDYEDGIKDPVGMSGARLEADFHIITAQTTAINNINRCVKRADLHSQDLILEPLASSLSVLSDLDKEAGCCLVDIGGGTTDIAIFYDNIIRHTAVIPFGGNIITSDIKEGCMVMQNQAELLKTKFGRAIAEEANPNEIVSIPGLRNRPPKEISVKNLAHIIEARMEEIIEMVQSEIVASGLYKKLAGGIVLTGGGSQLQGVGQLFEYMTGLDTRIGYPNEHLGKSKIEEVKSPMFATTVGLVLAGFKALDDREDVYRQRQVPGKPDKRAELPGKDIFGSIRRRLKDFITDDLGDEENY; encoded by the coding sequence ATGGAAACTGAAAAATTAATCGTAGGACTGGACATTGGCACCACGAAGATTTGTGCGATCATCGGGCGCAAAAACGAATTTGGAAAGCTAGAAGTGCTTGGCATGGGCAAGGCCGTATCGGATGGCGTAATCCGGGGCATAGTGACCAATATTGACAAGACGGTAAATGCGATTCAAAAGGCCGTGAATGAAGCTTCTGATATGGCGGAAGTGGATATTAGAGAGGTCATTGTGGGGATCGCAGGGCAGCATATCCGCAGTTCGGTCCATCACGGGGTGATCATCCGTAACACCAAGGATGATGAGATCACCATCGAAGATGTACGTCGCCTTTCCAATGATATGGAGAATATCGTCGTGCCTCCCGGAAATACGATTATTCACGTGATGCCTCAGGATTATACGGTGGATTATGAAGATGGTATCAAAGACCCAGTGGGCATGTCCGGCGCCCGTTTGGAAGCAGATTTCCACATCATTACCGCACAGACCACAGCTATCAACAATATCAACCGATGTGTGAAAAGGGCAGATCTTCATTCCCAAGACCTGATCCTGGAGCCATTGGCAAGTTCACTTTCCGTTCTCAGTGATTTGGACAAGGAAGCGGGATGTTGTTTGGTGGATATTGGTGGTGGTACGACCGACATAGCTATTTTCTACGATAATATCATCCGTCATACCGCCGTCATTCCTTTTGGGGGCAATATCATTACCTCTGATATCAAGGAAGGATGCATGGTGATGCAAAACCAAGCTGAATTGCTGAAGACCAAATTTGGTCGGGCCATAGCGGAAGAGGCCAATCCAAATGAGATAGTTTCCATTCCTGGGTTGCGAAACCGTCCGCCAAAAGAGATTTCCGTCAAGAATTTGGCGCATATCATTGAAGCCCGCATGGAAGAGATCATCGAGATGGTGCAGTCCGAGATCGTGGCCAGTGGTCTTTACAAGAAATTGGCCGGAGGCATCGTGCTGACGGGAGGAGGTTCCCAGCTGCAGGGAGTAGGGCAGCTATTTGAATACATGACGGGATTGGATACCCGGATCGGCTATCCGAATGAGCACCTAGGCAAATCCAAGATAGAAGAAGTGAAAAGCCCAATGTTTGCCACGACGGTAGGATTGGTGTTGGCAGGCTTTAAGGCCTTGGATGACCGTGAAGACGTTTACCGTCAGCGGCAGGTGCCCGGAAAGCCGGATAAGCGTGCCGAGCTGCCAGGGAAAGACATCTTCGGCAGCATTCGCAGACGCTTAAAGGATTTTATTACAGACGATTTAGGAGATGAGGAAAACTACTGA
- a CDS encoding cell division protein FtsQ/DivIB, with the protein MGLKQLKIKQSFIFTALVLVLVVFIGFVEKKGAERSYHGLSVKVNGISDVYFVEEDEIKSMLLKTFPNLSEGAKLASIQLSKLEEKVESHPFVKNAEVYNDLKGDVLVTIDQYRPMARITRPLAADGYISAEGLILPTSSHYTSRVLIISGKGVDDLLAAKDLSKEHQSLLDMIHFIDESDFWSAQIASLEIDRNGDISLFQQVGRQEIEFGKPVDIEDKFDRINLFYEEIIPKKGWDAYSRVNVKFKDQIICE; encoded by the coding sequence ATGGGATTGAAGCAATTGAAAATAAAGCAATCATTCATTTTCACCGCTTTGGTACTGGTGTTGGTCGTGTTTATTGGCTTTGTGGAGAAAAAAGGAGCCGAGCGAAGTTACCATGGGTTGTCCGTAAAGGTCAACGGCATCAGTGATGTGTACTTTGTGGAGGAGGATGAGATAAAGAGTATGTTGCTGAAGACATTTCCGAATCTATCGGAAGGCGCCAAGCTCGCCTCTATCCAGTTGAGTAAGCTGGAAGAAAAGGTAGAGAGCCACCCTTTTGTGAAAAATGCGGAGGTGTACAATGACCTAAAGGGAGATGTCCTGGTGACGATCGATCAATATCGGCCGATGGCACGGATTACCCGGCCGCTGGCTGCGGATGGGTACATTTCGGCAGAAGGCCTGATCCTACCGACCTCATCCCATTATACCTCCCGGGTATTGATCATCTCGGGGAAGGGCGTGGACGACTTGCTGGCCGCAAAGGATTTGAGCAAGGAGCATCAATCGCTTTTGGACATGATCCATTTTATTGACGAGAGTGACTTTTGGAGTGCACAGATAGCCTCCTTAGAAATAGATAGGAATGGAGACATTAGTTTGTTTCAGCAGGTCGGTAGACAGGAGATTGAGTTCGGCAAACCTGTGGATATAGAGGATAAATTCGATCGAATAAATTTATTCTATGAAGAAATTATTCCCAAGAAGGGCTGGGATGCCTATTCGAGGGTAAACGTGAAATTTAAGGATCAAATCATTTGTGAATAA
- the murC gene encoding UDP-N-acetylmuramate--L-alanine ligase, whose protein sequence is MNWDKLHSVYFLGIGGIGMSAIARWFNHIGIPVSGYDKTPSPLTRKLEEEGMRITYEDTLETIPSAIRGDKEHVLIVWTPAIPKDSVQLNFFQQEGFDLKKRSEVLGMITATMYTVGVAGTHGKTTTSSMVAHMLKSAGKNIAAFLGGLTQNYESNLILHDEENEEQPIVVVEADEFDRSFLRLHPNVAVVTSVDADHLDIYGDAQELTRNFEQYIDLLPEDGVLFIQKNALQKLNRNDFGSLTLRQYGLGEGAVRAENIKAGIASFEFDYVSEEKILKGLILRVPGFHNVENALASVSIALHFGVSEEAIRKGLETFKGVKRRFEIKRQDEKGVFIDDYAHHPEEIRAFLKSVKAMYPEQKLTAVFQPHLYTRTRDFADGFSEALSLADEVILLDIYPARELPIDGVNAAMLLEKISAPQKSLHSKEDLLGYLDKQRPAVLVTLGAGDIDRLVEPINNLIAQWD, encoded by the coding sequence ATGAATTGGGATAAGTTACATAGTGTATATTTTCTGGGAATCGGCGGGATTGGCATGAGTGCCATTGCCCGGTGGTTTAACCACATCGGTATCCCGGTAAGCGGTTATGACAAGACGCCCTCACCTTTGACCAGAAAACTGGAAGAAGAAGGGATGCGGATTACCTATGAGGATACGTTAGAGACGATTCCATCGGCGATCAGGGGCGATAAAGAACATGTGCTGATCGTATGGACACCGGCCATTCCGAAGGATAGTGTGCAGCTAAATTTCTTCCAACAGGAAGGTTTTGACCTGAAAAAGCGCTCTGAAGTGCTGGGTATGATTACCGCTACAATGTACACGGTTGGCGTGGCAGGCACACACGGCAAGACCACTACTTCCAGCATGGTGGCGCATATGCTGAAATCGGCCGGAAAGAACATTGCAGCGTTTTTGGGTGGGCTGACCCAGAACTATGAGAGTAACCTTATTCTACATGATGAGGAAAATGAGGAGCAGCCCATCGTAGTGGTAGAGGCAGATGAGTTTGACCGTTCCTTTTTGCGGTTACACCCGAATGTAGCAGTGGTTACCAGTGTGGATGCAGACCATTTGGATATTTATGGTGATGCTCAGGAGCTTACAAGGAACTTCGAACAGTACATAGATTTGCTTCCAGAAGATGGGGTATTGTTTATTCAAAAAAATGCCCTTCAGAAGCTAAATAGGAATGATTTTGGCAGTTTGACTTTGCGTCAATATGGATTGGGAGAAGGAGCTGTCAGGGCAGAAAATATCAAGGCGGGTATCGCCTCTTTTGAGTTTGATTATGTCAGCGAGGAGAAAATCCTCAAAGGCTTGATTTTGAGGGTTCCGGGCTTTCACAATGTGGAAAATGCCTTGGCCTCGGTTTCCATCGCCCTGCACTTTGGGGTCAGTGAGGAAGCCATTCGTAAGGGGCTGGAGACCTTCAAAGGAGTAAAGCGGCGGTTTGAGATCAAGCGCCAGGATGAAAAGGGTGTTTTCATTGATGATTATGCACATCATCCGGAGGAAATCCGGGCTTTTTTAAAGTCGGTGAAAGCCATGTATCCGGAGCAAAAGCTTACGGCAGTATTTCAGCCGCACCTGTATACCAGGACAAGGGATTTTGCAGACGGGTTTTCCGAGGCCTTGTCCTTGGCGGATGAGGTGATTCTGCTGGACATTTATCCAGCAAGGGAGTTGCCAATTGACGGGGTAAATGCAGCGATGCTGCTGGAAAAGATCAGTGCACCCCAAAAATCCCTGCATTCGAAGGAAGATTTGCTGGGATATTTGGACAAGCAGCGTCCAGCCGTATTGGTAACGTTGGGCGCAGGAGATATCGATCGATTGGTAGAGCCGATCAATAATCTGATAGCACAATGGGATTGA
- the murG gene encoding undecaprenyldiphospho-muramoylpentapeptide beta-N-acetylglucosaminyltransferase yields MSEAKETYRIMISGGGTGGHIYPAIAIAHAWTARYPESEVLFVGAEGKMEMQKVPEAGYTIEGLPVAGLQRRLTLQNLSFPFKLWDSINKAKKLIKRFKPHAVVGVGGYASGPLLFVAQQQGIPTLIQEQNSFAGLTNKLLAKKAQAFCVAYAGMEKFFPADRIHFTGNPVRKDILELASKKEEAWSHFGLSKDRPVILVLGGSLGARTINDAVVASMEHMVAQGYQVLWQTGKFYFEEMTAKLATAKLSHVHAMAFIREMDLAYAAADLVISRAGALSVSELSLVGKPVIFIPSPNVAEDHQMKNALACVEQHAAVLLRDDEAVAGLAAQVDELMSDPEQMDRLGENIKKMGKPDAALEIVKQLETLIK; encoded by the coding sequence TTGAGCGAAGCGAAGGAAACATATCGAATCATGATCAGTGGAGGGGGAACTGGCGGACATATTTATCCTGCCATTGCGATCGCCCACGCTTGGACTGCCCGGTATCCGGAAAGTGAAGTCCTCTTCGTCGGTGCCGAGGGAAAGATGGAGATGCAAAAAGTCCCAGAAGCAGGTTATACCATTGAGGGCTTGCCCGTGGCGGGCCTTCAGCGGAGGCTAACCTTGCAAAACCTGAGTTTTCCCTTTAAGCTTTGGGACAGCATAAACAAAGCCAAGAAGCTGATCAAGCGCTTTAAGCCACATGCGGTGGTAGGTGTAGGCGGATATGCCAGTGGGCCGTTGCTTTTTGTGGCCCAGCAGCAGGGAATTCCTACGCTGATACAAGAGCAAAATTCCTTTGCAGGATTGACCAATAAGCTCTTGGCAAAAAAGGCGCAAGCGTTCTGTGTGGCTTACGCGGGAATGGAAAAGTTTTTTCCGGCAGACAGGATCCATTTTACGGGAAATCCTGTGCGGAAGGACATCTTGGAATTGGCTTCCAAGAAGGAAGAGGCATGGTCCCACTTTGGTCTGAGTAAGGATCGGCCGGTGATTTTGGTGCTGGGAGGAAGCCTGGGAGCCAGAACCATCAATGATGCGGTGGTGGCCTCCATGGAGCACATGGTAGCACAAGGCTATCAGGTCCTTTGGCAGACCGGGAAGTTTTATTTTGAAGAAATGACGGCCAAGCTGGCTACGGCCAAGCTAAGCCATGTACATGCGATGGCATTTATCCGGGAGATGGACTTGGCCTATGCGGCGGCAGATCTGGTGATTTCCAGGGCGGGAGCCTTGTCGGTGTCCGAATTGAGCCTGGTGGGCAAACCGGTGATCTTCATACCCTCTCCCAATGTGGCCGAGGACCATCAGATGAAAAATGCCTTGGCCTGTGTCGAGCAACATGCAGCGGTGCTGCTGCGCGATGATGAAGCAGTAGCGGGACTGGCTGCTCAAGTGGATGAATTGATGAGTGATCCTGAACAAATGGATCGACTTGGTGAAAATATAAAGAAAATGGGCAAGCCAGATGCTGCCCTTGAAATCGTAAAGCAATTGGAGACTTTGATCAAATGA
- a CDS encoding FtsW/RodA/SpoVE family cell cycle protein, with product MTSVKTWIDKNLKGDPIIWGIVLVLSIISILVVYSATGSLAYRRMGGNTEAYLIKHSSLVLLSLVVMWGAHRLPYKYYSKLSLMALWISVPLLAFTYMFGSNVNDANRWLTIPIINQAFQPSDLAKLALIAAVAGMLGKRQKNIQDFKKTFIPVMIWIGMICLLIGLANMSTAVMLLCTCLLLMFIGRVPVKFLIAVCLIGFLALTSAIFLGQRGGTFFSRIENFMSEEDIPYQAQQSYMAIATGGVAGKGPGNSEQRNSLPHPYSDFIYAIIIEEYGMVGGGVVLFLYLALLYRGMRVVAISNRPFGGLLSAGLSFALVIQAMVNMAVAVGLGPITGQPLPLLSMGGTSLLFTGVSLGIILSVSRGDHEDGFAGEMNIGNKNAMQMAQ from the coding sequence ATGACAAGTGTCAAAACATGGATAGATAAAAACCTGAAGGGAGATCCCATCATTTGGGGGATTGTGTTGGTGCTGTCGATCATCAGCATCTTGGTGGTATATTCTGCCACGGGATCATTGGCATACCGCAGGATGGGGGGAAACACCGAAGCTTACCTGATCAAGCATTCGTCGTTGGTTCTGCTGAGTTTGGTGGTGATGTGGGGCGCACACCGATTGCCCTATAAGTACTATTCGAAGTTGAGCTTGATGGCTTTGTGGATATCAGTTCCTTTGCTGGCATTCACCTATATGTTTGGCTCCAATGTAAACGACGCCAACAGGTGGTTGACCATTCCCATCATCAATCAGGCCTTTCAGCCGTCCGATTTGGCCAAATTGGCCTTGATCGCTGCGGTGGCGGGGATGCTGGGCAAGCGGCAAAAGAACATCCAGGACTTTAAGAAGACCTTTATTCCGGTTATGATTTGGATAGGCATGATCTGCCTGCTGATCGGCTTGGCCAATATGTCCACGGCAGTGATGCTGCTGTGCACTTGTTTGTTGCTGATGTTTATCGGGCGGGTTCCTGTCAAGTTTTTGATAGCCGTGTGCCTTATTGGGTTTTTAGCGCTGACCTCTGCGATATTCTTGGGACAGCGGGGCGGAACGTTCTTTTCAAGGATCGAAAATTTCATGTCAGAAGAGGACATTCCTTATCAGGCACAGCAGTCGTACATGGCGATTGCAACGGGTGGAGTAGCAGGAAAAGGTCCTGGAAACAGTGAGCAACGCAATTCATTGCCCCACCCATATTCTGACTTTATCTATGCCATCATCATTGAAGAATATGGGATGGTCGGCGGAGGAGTAGTGTTGTTCCTCTACTTGGCATTACTCTACCGGGGCATGCGCGTGGTGGCCATTTCCAACCGGCCCTTTGGCGGATTGCTCTCGGCGGGATTGAGTTTTGCCCTGGTAATACAGGCCATGGTCAATATGGCAGTGGCCGTAGGGTTGGGGCCGATTACCGGTCAGCCGTTGCCCTTGCTCAGCATGGGAGGAACATCCCTGTTGTTTACGGGAGTGTCCTTGGGAATTATCCTAAGTGTCAGCCGTGGCGACCATGAGGATGGTTTTGCCGGTGAAATGAATATAGGAAATAAAAATGCCATGCAGATGGCGCAGTAA